The nucleotide sequence TATTGATATAATTAAAAACAGCTATAATGACGCAAAACCACGCCTTATCGAGAGATTCAGTTTCACTGATATACAGGCGCAGGCTATTCTTGATATGCGTCTTGGACGTTTGGCAGGCATGGAGCGTGAAAAGGTCGAGAACGAGCTGAAAGAAATAACTGAGCTTATTGAGCACCTTGCAGAAATATTAGGCAGCGAACAGATGGTGCTTGACATTATAAAGAAAGAAATAACCGAAATCAGAGATAAATTTTCCGATGAAAGGCGCACATCTATCGAGCCGGTTGTGGACGATATAGATATTGAGGACTTAATCGCCGAGGAAGACAATGTCATAACAATGACACATCAGGGATATATAAAGAGACTGCCTGTTGACACATATAAGAGCCAGCACCGCGGAGGAAAAGGAATTGTGGGAATGCAGACAAAGGAGGAAGACTTTGTCTCAACTATGTTTGTGTCTTCTACACATTCATATATTATGCTGTTTACCAACACAGGAAGAATGTTCAGGATAAAGGCATATAGAATACCCGAGGCAAGCCGCCAGGCAAAGGGGACGGCTATTGTCAATCTTTTGGATCTTGCGCCCGGGGAGACAATTTCAGCGCTCATTCCGATACGCGAGTATACTGAAGGGCAGTATCTGACTATGTGCACTAAGAACGGTATTATTAAAAAGACAGATATAATGGATTATCAAAACGCTCCGAAGGGCGGAAAGATAGCTATAAAACTGGACGACGATGACGAATTGCTCAGAGTAAAACTCACAAACGGAGACACTGATTTGTTTATCGGAACTCATAAAGGAAAGATGATTAGGTTCAATGAAAAGGATGTCAGAGAACTGGGGCGTGTTTCCAGAGGAGTTAGGGCTATTAAGCTTGAAGACGATGATTATGTTGTCGGCATGAGTGTATACCGCGATGGCGGTAAAATGCTTGTCGTATCAGAAAATGGGTTCGGAAAGAAGACAGAACTTGAAGAATATAAGACCCAAAGCAGAGGCGGAAAAGGCTGCTCAACATATAAAATTTCACCTGAGACAGGCAATGTTTCCGGTATAAAAGTTGTATCGCCGGAAGATGATATTATAATAATCACATCAGAAGGCGTTATAATCAGGCTTGATTCAGAAGACATAAGCACATACAGCAGGGTAACAAAGGGCGTAAGGCTTATGAGACTGGCTGAAGGCGTTAAGGTAGCAACGATAGCCAGAGTTGAAAAGGAACAGGAATTTGAAGAAGAGGTAGACAGCTTAGAGAGCAAAGGTACAGTTGAAACTTCTGAACCAACAGAAACAATGGAATCAGTCGAAGATACAGAACTGAGCGAAGCCACGGAGCCGACTGATGAAAATATTTAATGTTTTAAGGTTGTGATAAAATGAAGAATAAGAAGCTTTTAAAAGCCGGACTTGTGACTGCTGCTGTTGTTTTATCATGTTCTATGCTGTTTGGCTGCGGAAATGACAAGCCAAAAGACAGCAAGCCGGAGAGCTCGGCTTCAGCAAAGCACGAAGCCGAGGGGGAGACAACAACGTCCAAGTTCAGCGGAGATAAAAAGTCTGCTTCGCCAGAAAAAAGAGTTCAGACTACACAGAGACCATATTCAAGTTCGTCTCCGGGAAGCGCTGATTCAGGCACTAATAATAAGACAGGGAGTTCTTCCGTCTCTAACAATTCGGTGCCTTCACAGTCTCAGTCCGAACTTGATGACGCGGAGTCATTTTTGAATTCAGGAATGTATACAGACGCCCGTGAAATGTTGAATTCTATAGACAAGAGTGGATTGAGCGACAGTCAGCTCACTCAATACGAGTCAATAGAAAGCCGTTTAGAAAACCACGAGAATTCCGGAGGCTCATCTTCAAGCGGATATACTCCTCAGGAGGCTGTTAAGATTGTTGAAGACCATTATGGTATAACGATTAACTATGATACCAATGGGCTTCAGCTTCAGACAAATTCAGGAGGAACTGAGTATTATCAGCTTCAGATTGAATTGAAAAATGAGAATCTCAGAAAAATAGTCAACGTATACAAAAATGGTGAGATTGAGGAAATCTCAAGTGAACCGCTGGCATATGGATAAAAGAAAATTGCAAAGAAGTCTTCTGCTAATACAGCCGGAAGGCTTTTTTGCTGGACTTTAACGGTAGAAATAATATTCATGTTTTATTACGGAAGGAAAATAGCTTTAGCAAGAAGCAGAAATCTGCCAAAAGAGGTGTAAATATGGTAGCAGACTTTTTTGTGCAGAGGATATTTTGTAGACATAGCAGGAAAGAAAAGGAAGATAATAGCGAGATATTAGGAATAATTTAGAGAAAAGATACGTATTGGTTCAGGTTATTAGAAAAAGATTAAGCAGATTGGTTTAAGGATAGCAGGAAGAAGTTAATCTAAAAAGACAGCCGCTTGTAAGCGGCTGTCTGAGATAGCGATGCGGCGTCAAACTTCGATGTTCGTTTTAAGAATTAAGTCCGTATTGGACAATATACTAGATTAGTAAGCTGCCGGTTTACCTGACTTTCAGATTATTATAATATTGGAGTAATGATAAGAAAATAATAATATCAATATAAAAATATCAAAAAATAATTTATATAAATTTATTTGATATATCAAATATACTACGCTAAAGTATATTGAAAATGGGTGTTACTATATCCTAATTATCGCAGCTCAATTTTATCTCTTTTTATCAAACAAACCTGAATATTTTCACTGTTTCCACCAATTATCTAATAGAAGATTTATTATATCGCTCCAAAGTCGGGATATTAAATTTATAGTTTCTGTAATAAAAAATTCTATTTGCCGGTACAAATATCTAGCTATATAAGAATTGTTTTTTATATGGTCATGTTTATTTCTTTATACAGGACATTAATTTTTAGACAACATTATTGTTGCTTTCGTACTAAACTAAAAAAAATATTACTTATATAAAAAGTGGAATTTGTGACTGTATGAATATCGTCAAAACCAGCAAATTCGATTCAAGATAAATTATTTTATCTGCTTAGTTTATTTAAAAACATTCTTGTACGCTCATTTTTTGGATTGCCGATTACCTGCTCCGGCGGACCTTCCTCAATAATAACACCGTCAGCCATGAAAACTACTTTGTCAGCCACGTTTCGTGCAAACTCTATTTCATGGGTTACAATAACCATTGTTTTTCGTTCGGCGGCCAGGCTTCTTATCGTTTTTAATATGTCTCCGGTCAGCTCCGGGTCAAGTGCAGATGTGGGCTCGTCAAAAAACAATACTTTCGGGTTTGTAGCCAAAGCCCGAGCTATAGAAACTCTCTGCTGCTGCCCTCCTGATAATTGATACGGATACGCGTCGCCTTTGTCTGAAAGCCCCATTTTTCTCAAAAGTTCTGCAGCTTCAGCTTGGACCTCAGCCTTATCCCGCTTTTGTACATGTAAAGGTGCGTCCATAATATTCTTTAACACAGAGTAGTGAGGAAACAAATTAAAGTTCTGAAACACCAATCCGAAATATGAACGGGCCTTTTTTAAAGCCGCTTTATCGGCGTAGACAGCGTTCCCGTTTTCGTCATTTTTTGTCACTTGCAAATCCTGGTATCTCATTTCACCGCCGTCCAGCTTTTCAAGTAATGTTGCGCACCTGAGCAGTGTTGATTTTCCTGAGCCTGACGGCCCAATTATCGCTAAAACGTCCCCATTTTCCACAGAAACGGATATATCCTTCAACACCTCGGTCTTGCCAAAAGACTTTTTTGCGTTTTTTATCTCAAATATCTTTTCCTTTTCACCATTCATATTCTCACCCCTATCTGTAGTACGCCAGTTTTTTCTCTACCTTTTCCATTATGAAAGCTACCAGCAGATTGAATACATAATAGAAAATTGCAGCCGCTATAAATGCTGTCATCGTCTTTTGGTTGGCTGCAATCGCTTTTGCCACTGTAAACATTTCGGTCACAGCCAGCGCGAACGCAAGAGACGTATCTTTTACCAGTGTTATAACTTCATTGGTTATAGGAGGAATTATACGCTTTATTACCTGCGGAAAAATTATCTTAAAAAACGTCTGTACTTTTGAATACCCCAAAACTTCAGCAGCTTCATACTGTCCCTTTGGCATGGCTTCAATACCGCTTCTGTATATTTCTGCAAAGTATGCGGCATAGTTCAAAGCGAAACCAATAATTACCGCTACAAAACGGTAAGTGTTGCTGATTTGAATTCCAAATATAAAGTATGGCCCGAAGTATACTACAAGAAGCTGAAGCATAAGCGGAGTGCCGCGCATGATTGATATGTAAATCTTGAAAATAAAACTGATGATTTTATGCTTAGACATGCGCCCGAAAGATATAAGCAGTCCAAGAGGAAGCGAAAATATTAGAGTAAGACAAAATATTTCAACGGACGTCAGCATTCCGCCGCAAAGTTCCTTTAACATTGTCATTAAATCCATATCTATACCCCGTTCAAAAATTTTCGGCAACCAATTTATTGATTGCCGAATTTGTTATAGAGCAAAGCCCTTTATTTTTATCTTAAATTTTTAAAAATACTTAATCCGCTTTCAAGATACATACATCATATCCAAAGTATTTATCTGAAAGTTCTGCAAAGAAGCCGTCTTTTACCATTTCTTTTAAAGTATTCTGAACCTTGTCACGCAGTTCAGTATTGCCTTTAAAGAACCCAACGCCATACTGCTCTTCGAGTATAGGCTCGTCAAGTATAACATATTGGTCTTCCTTGCCCTGAATTTGATACTTGGCAACTCCGATATCCATTGCCACAGAATCTACCGCTCCGGCTTCAAGATCCATAAAAGCGGAATTATACTGCTGGCAGGTTAAAAGCTTAGAGAAAAGCGCTTTTGTATCAGCATGCTCCTCATCGTTTAAAGCATTAAGCGCCGCTGAATCAGCTTGCGCAGTAACAACTTTATCTTTTAAATCGGCTACCTTTGTAATTCCAGAATCCTTCTTAACAACAAACACCTGGCTATTATCCATATAAGGCTCTGTCCATGTGTAATCATCTTCACGTCCGGTCATTGTGAATCCGTTCCAGATGCAGTCTATAGAACCTGAAGAAAGTTCCAAATCCTTAGAATCCCAGTCAACAGGCTGGAGCTTTATTTCAAGACCCATGCGCTTAGCGCATTCTGTTGCCATTTCAATATCAAATCCTGTAAACTGACCGTCATCTCCTACATAACCGTAAGGCGGAAAATCTTGGTCAAACCCAACTGTAAACGTTGTTTTTGCAGCGTCTTGCTGATTGCCGCTAGGACTGTTTCCGCAGGCGGACAACAGAGCCGCTGCCATTACACCGGCAAGAATAAATGCTACCAGCTTTTTTAACTTCATAACTTATAACCCCCTGTTAATTTTGGACGACTGATTATTCATGCAGAAGTCCAATCTGTTTTATAGGAAGATATTATCATAAACAGCATAAAAAGTCAAGATAAACTAGCAGTCAAAACAAATTGATTTTACGATATCGAGAGTAAAAAAACGCCTGACTTATAGGTGTTATCCTTTAAGACAGGCGGCTTAAAAATATATTGAACAATATTTAGCTGAACGCCGCGGCGCAGCCTATACCAGCACAAGCGATAACGCAGGCACAGAAAATAATAGCTCCTACTATAACACAAATCAACGAAAGCACAAAACCCGCTGTTCTGATACCTCCGTAATATCCGGCTCCCTTTGACATTGCCGCTAAAATAATACCAATAATCCCCAAAACTACTGAAACAAATGCAGAATAGCCAAACCACCAAAATACAATACCCACAATACCGAGTACCATACTTGCAATAGCCTGACCCTTTCCGGGTTCATACTGGGGATAATTATTATATCCGTTGTTTTGATAACCATTGTTTTGATAGTTATTATTTTGGTATCCATAATTATTCGGAGCGCCGTTGTTAGGATTGTAATTGTCCGCCATTTAAAATCCTCTCCCTTATTAAATTTTAATTTATCTTACTTTTGATACAGTTTGCAAAATATGTTACATATTATCACATTTTCTATAAAATGTCAATCTAGATGTTTTTTTGAAAACCAGTGACAAACATTGGTTTTTCTTATAAGCCACATCACGGTTATGATGAACAGAGCTGCGCTTATCCATTGAGAAGTAGAAAGACCGAGCATAAAACCTCTGTGACTGTCACCTCTAAAAAATTCCAGGATAAACCTTATCGGCGCATATAATATAATATACATTGCCAAAGTATAAGGTTCTCGTTTAGGTGATGAAGTGTACCAAACTAAAAAAATAAAAATCAAAAATACGCAAAATGCTTCTATCAGCTGTATAGGCAGAAGAGGAATACCGTTTGGAGCCACAAGCGAGTTAGTATATGTATAGCCAATCCATGATGTTGTCTCAATACCATAACAGCAGCCGGCCGAAAAACAGCCGATTCTTGCTATCGAGTGTGCCAGCGCAAGAGCGGGAACCAATAAAACCAAATAGTCTGTTAACTTAGTTTTAATAATTTTGGAACACCACCAAGCCGCTGATATTCCTCCGAGTAATCCGCCGTAAAACACCATACCACCGTTTGCCAGCGACCAAATAATTTCAGATGGATTCGAAATTCCTGATTCTAATGCGCGCAGTATATCCGGGATTTCAACTAAAATAAAAAGCAATTTTGCGCCGGCCATTGCCCCAACGGCGCCAAGAACATAGATATAAACGGAGTTTTCCCTGTCTGCTCCGAATTTCGGAGCCATGAGCAGTATATACAGCATGCCGAGCAGCGCTCCGGTTACTCCCAAAACGCCATACATAGGAATTGTTTTGCCCCAAATTATGATTTCTGATATCATTTTACTCTCCCAAATAAATGGTTTATATAAGCTGTCTGCAGATTTTTGTTTTTCATATCAAAGAATAAAAGCCGGACAGCGGTTAAATATCTGTCCGGCTTCCAGCTTATAGAGATTATATCATAATTCTCTATATTTTGCAATCATTATCTGTTGCCTAAAAAGTATCTTATGTTTTTATATATTTGAATTATCACAGTTGGCAATACTGCGAAAAATATTATTTCGACTATCATTGACGGTCCTAGCAGTGAAATAGAGAACAAATCATGGATAGGTGTAAAAAACAATACGGCGCTGAGGAAACATACTCCGGCGGCAAACGCCACTATACTAAATGGGTTCGAACCGAATCCAAGAACGTTTATGGGCTTGCTTCCGCGGCAGTTAAAGCAGTGGAAGAGCCTACCCAGACACAGAGCGCTGAAAGCCATTGTTCCGGCTGTTTCTGCTCCATGTTCCAGCCCTATATAATACGCCGCTATTGTTGAAATAGATATAAGAATCCCTATAAAACTTGTGTTTATAATCATCTTTTTGTCTAGTATGCTGTCGTTTATTCCTCTGGGTTTTTCATTAAGCAGGTTTCTGTCTGGTTTTTCCATACTTATAGCTATTGCCGGAAGTGAATCTGTTAAAAGGTTTATAAATAATAGCTGAACGGCCGTAAACGGAGCGGACAGCCCCATTATTACGCAGTACAATACGGCTATTATTCCTGCAAGGTTACCTGTTAAAAGAAACATGATACTGTTTTTTATATTAGTGTATATGCTTCTGCCGCTGGCAACCGACCTGACAATAGTAGCAAAATTGTCGTCCGCCAAAACCATTGAAGCAGCGTCCTTGCTTACCTCTGTTCCGGTTATTCCCATAGCTACGCCAACGTCAGCCTTCTTTAATGCAGGTGCGTCGTTTACCCCGTCGCCGGTCATCGCAACTATGTGTCCCAATTCCTGCCACAGTGTTACTATTCTTATCTTGTGTGCCGGGCTGACCCTTGCATATACACTGACCTTAGGCAGCATTTCCGAAAGTTCGCTGTCACTTATCATTTCAAGTTCTGCCCCGTCCAGAGCCAAATCACCGTCTTTAAAAATCCCAACCTCACGCGCAACTGCAATAGCTGTCATCTTATGGTCTCCGGTAATCATGACCGGCTTTATTCCGGCGCTGATACAATCGGCTACAGCCGCTTTGCTTTCCTCTCTGGGCGGGTCGGTCATTGCACATAATCCAATAAATGTGTATTTATTTTCATCATTTTCATTAATATCTGTTTTATTGCTAAACTCACGTTTTGCAAAACATAATACGCGCATTCCGCGCTCAGAGTAGAAGACGTTCATATGTACTATTTCTTTTTTGTCCTCGTTGGTTATATCGCGTACGCGTCCGTTTACTTCAATTGATGTCAGCCGGTCAAGAAAATTATCAATCGCGCCTTTTGTCAGCATAGTGGGCTTTCCATTTATTTTGTGTAGGGTGCTCATCAGCTTCCTGTCACTGTCAAATGGGATTTCTGCCAGCCTCGGATATGCGGAACGTACTTTGTCGCATCGTTCCTTACCGAAAAACTCGATCAAAGCTGTTTCTGTCGGATCACCGATAGATTCACCGTCGGCAGAGAAAGCTGCGTCATTACACAAAAGCATCGGGAGAATAAGATTGTCATTACTGTCAAAACGCTCAGCCGGGTGGCTGACTCCATCTCTGTAAATTTCTCTGACCTTCATTTTATTTTGAGTTAAAGTTCCCGTTTTGTCAGAGCATATAACGCTGACGCATCCCAGTCCCTCAACTGCCTTCAAGTCTCTGATAATGGCATTCTGCTTAGCCATTTTTTGAGTTCCTATAGCAAGCGAGATTGTTACTATTGAACTTAACGCCTCAGGTATTGCGGCAACAGCAAGAGCCACGGCAAACATCATAGCGTCGAGAATTTCTTCGCCGCGCAGAATTGACAGTGCCATAACCGCCAGACATATGATAACAATTGCAATTGTAAGTTTTTTAGAAAAGTTTTCTAAGCTCTTCTGGAGCGGCGTCTTCTTTGACTCCGCCTTGTTTATCATGGTCGCTATATTGCCTATTTCAGTTTCCATACCGGTAGCGGTTACCACCACAACACCGCGTCCTCCTGTGACAAGAGAACCTGAATAAACCATGTTCACACGGTCTCCCAAAACTATTTCTTTACCATCAGAGTCCAAAACCTTGTCTGATTTGAGAACGCTGTCGCTCTCTCCGGTCAGAGAACTTTCGTTAACAAGCAAACCGGCGGCTTTTATAACTCTTCCATCGGCAGACGCGACAGCGCCGGCTTCCAGAATAAGTATGTCCCCTTTTACGACCTCTCGGGCAGGGATTTCACAGACATTTCCGTCCCTTATTACTTTTGCGTGGGGAGCAGACATATTTTTCAGCGCAGCCAGGGACTTTTCAGCTTTAAAGTGCTCCACCGTTCCTATTATACTGTTCATCACTATAACAAGAAGAATAACAGCGGCGCTGTCGCCGTTGCCGGTGAGTATAGAAACGGCTGAGCATACAAGCAGAATAATTACCAGCAAGTCTTCAAACTGGGAGAAGAAGACCTCTAATACATTTTTTTTCTTTTCTTCTTTAATTTCATTCGGACCGTTTTTCAAAAGCCTCTCCCTGGCTTTTTCCTGCGTCAGACCCTTTTCACTTGTCCGCAAGTTTTCAAGGACGGCGCCGGATGTCATCTCAAAAAACCTCATATAACATTCCTCCATATAAAATTTTATGTTGTGCAAATAAAAAAAGACCTCTATTACACAACATTAGTGTAATAAAAGTCTTGCTGTTGGCGAAATATTCATTAGCCCAAGTGCGGCACGGACCGATTTACAGTCGTATTGACGACACCGCACGCCTATGCTGAAAGCACAGACCGCTACTCCCCTTTATTGACTACATTTTACTACCAAATTTTATATTTGTCAAGTATTTTTACAAAATTTTATTTTTCTTCTTAATATTCTGCATATCGAAAAGATACGTCAGTCCATGACATACGGCATCTGTATCATATATAATCTGAGAAACTGCTGCGGCACC is from Monoglobus pectinilyticus and encodes:
- the gyrA gene encoding DNA gyrase subunit A, whose translation is MASRDKSNEPMFDPAKLNIIPVDLDNEMKKSYIDYSMSVIVGRALPDVRDGLKPVHRRILYAMYEDGITPDKAYRKCATTVGNVLGRYHPHGDASVYDAMVRMAQDFSMRYPTVDGHGNFGSVDGDGAAAYRYTEARMSKLSLNMLTDIDKETVDFMPNFDESRQEPVVLPSRIPHLLVNGSDGIAVGMATKIPPHNLGEVIDGVIALIDNPDITVDELMEYIPGPDFPTGAQIMGTSGIRAAYTTGRGKLKIRARAEIEPWKETRERIIVTEIPYMVNKARLIEKIADLVHEKRIDGISDLRDESDRDGLRIVIELKRDANASIVLNQLYKYTQLEDTFSIIMLALVDRTSPQVLSLKQILEQYVDFQKEVIVRRTKYDKKKAEARAHILQGLKIALDNIDEVIDIIKNSYNDAKPRLIERFSFTDIQAQAILDMRLGRLAGMEREKVENELKEITELIEHLAEILGSEQMVLDIIKKEITEIRDKFSDERRTSIEPVVDDIDIEDLIAEEDNVITMTHQGYIKRLPVDTYKSQHRGGKGIVGMQTKEEDFVSTMFVSSTHSYIMLFTNTGRMFRIKAYRIPEASRQAKGTAIVNLLDLAPGETISALIPIREYTEGQYLTMCTKNGIIKKTDIMDYQNAPKGGKIAIKLDDDDELLRVKLTNGDTDLFIGTHKGKMIRFNEKDVRELGRVSRGVRAIKLEDDDYVVGMSVYRDGGKMLVVSENGFGKKTELEEYKTQSRGGKGCSTYKISPETGNVSGIKVVSPEDDIIIITSEGVIIRLDSEDISTYSRVTKGVRLMRLAEGVKVATIARVEKEQEFEEEVDSLESKGTVETSEPTETMESVEDTELSEATEPTDENI
- a CDS encoding amino acid ABC transporter ATP-binding protein — encoded protein: MNGEKEKIFEIKNAKKSFGKTEVLKDISVSVENGDVLAIIGPSGSGKSTLLRCATLLEKLDGGEMRYQDLQVTKNDENGNAVYADKAALKKARSYFGLVFQNFNLFPHYSVLKNIMDAPLHVQKRDKAEVQAEAAELLRKMGLSDKGDAYPYQLSGGQQQRVSIARALATNPKVLFFDEPTSALDPELTGDILKTIRSLAAERKTMVIVTHEIEFARNVADKVVFMADGVIIEEGPPEQVIGNPKNERTRMFLNKLSR
- a CDS encoding amino acid ABC transporter permease translates to MDLMTMLKELCGGMLTSVEIFCLTLIFSLPLGLLISFGRMSKHKIISFIFKIYISIMRGTPLMLQLLVVYFGPYFIFGIQISNTYRFVAVIIGFALNYAAYFAEIYRSGIEAMPKGQYEAAEVLGYSKVQTFFKIIFPQVIKRIIPPITNEVITLVKDTSLAFALAVTEMFTVAKAIAANQKTMTAFIAAAIFYYVFNLLVAFIMEKVEKKLAYYR
- a CDS encoding amino acid ABC transporter substrate-binding protein, encoding MAAALLSACGNSPSGNQQDAAKTTFTVGFDQDFPPYGYVGDDGQFTGFDIEMATECAKRMGLEIKLQPVDWDSKDLELSSGSIDCIWNGFTMTGREDDYTWTEPYMDNSQVFVVKKDSGITKVADLKDKVVTAQADSAALNALNDEEHADTKALFSKLLTCQQYNSAFMDLEAGAVDSVAMDIGVAKYQIQGKEDQYVILDEPILEEQYGVGFFKGNTELRDKVQNTLKEMVKDGFFAELSDKYFGYDVCILKAD
- a CDS encoding prolipoprotein diacylglyceryl transferase, with translation MISEIIIWGKTIPMYGVLGVTGALLGMLYILLMAPKFGADRENSVYIYVLGAVGAMAGAKLLFILVEIPDILRALESGISNPSEIIWSLANGGMVFYGGLLGGISAAWWCSKIIKTKLTDYLVLLVPALALAHSIARIGCFSAGCCYGIETTSWIGYTYTNSLVAPNGIPLLPIQLIEAFCVFLIFIFLVWYTSSPKREPYTLAMYIILYAPIRFILEFFRGDSHRGFMLGLSTSQWISAALFIITVMWLIRKTNVCHWFSKKHLD
- a CDS encoding cation-translocating P-type ATPase, which gives rise to MRFFEMTSGAVLENLRTSEKGLTQEKARERLLKNGPNEIKEEKKKNVLEVFFSQFEDLLVIILLVCSAVSILTGNGDSAAVILLVIVMNSIIGTVEHFKAEKSLAALKNMSAPHAKVIRDGNVCEIPAREVVKGDILILEAGAVASADGRVIKAAGLLVNESSLTGESDSVLKSDKVLDSDGKEIVLGDRVNMVYSGSLVTGGRGVVVVTATGMETEIGNIATMINKAESKKTPLQKSLENFSKKLTIAIVIICLAVMALSILRGEEILDAMMFAVALAVAAIPEALSSIVTISLAIGTQKMAKQNAIIRDLKAVEGLGCVSVICSDKTGTLTQNKMKVREIYRDGVSHPAERFDSNDNLILPMLLCNDAAFSADGESIGDPTETALIEFFGKERCDKVRSAYPRLAEIPFDSDRKLMSTLHKINGKPTMLTKGAIDNFLDRLTSIEVNGRVRDITNEDKKEIVHMNVFYSERGMRVLCFAKREFSNKTDINENDENKYTFIGLCAMTDPPREESKAAVADCISAGIKPVMITGDHKMTAIAVAREVGIFKDGDLALDGAELEMISDSELSEMLPKVSVYARVSPAHKIRIVTLWQELGHIVAMTGDGVNDAPALKKADVGVAMGITGTEVSKDAASMVLADDNFATIVRSVASGRSIYTNIKNSIMFLLTGNLAGIIAVLYCVIMGLSAPFTAVQLLFINLLTDSLPAIAISMEKPDRNLLNEKPRGINDSILDKKMIINTSFIGILISISTIAAYYIGLEHGAETAGTMAFSALCLGRLFHCFNCRGSKPINVLGFGSNPFSIVAFAAGVCFLSAVLFFTPIHDLFSISLLGPSMIVEIIFFAVLPTVIIQIYKNIRYFLGNR